A genomic window from Sandaracinaceae bacterium includes:
- a CDS encoding MXAN_6577-like cysteine-rich protein, with protein sequence MNRTRPQNAIAAWATLALALGACSGGEDPLADGALPDGATLMDAAAADGAVMDAAPPDAGRPDAGPPSCDAPRALCGMRCVDLSSDDENCGACGDACGVGQACTSSVCACAGGLVTCGDLCVDLSRDVDHCGGCGDGCLPGEDCVSGACACAAPGTACVDGCFDLASDPTHCGACDVACLPGAVCDGGGCVCPPGTMDCGAGCTTGLDTDPLHCGVCGNACAIGASCAAGACRCPAGQVVCGGRCVDPSTDVDHCGGCGNDCPTGASCTSGVCNCPGSQVACGGECVDLSRDPAHCGACGNDCDPLGGCISGACTCPAGLTADGARCVDTSRDPSHCGGLDVRCRDDQACVAGACACRPGLTAVGGSCVDTSSDPAHCGGVGIACSGPTPRCAGGTCVSMCPGGTDRCGDACVDRDRDPSNCGGCGDACGRDELCVEGSCRVYEPALGCTSCPCARCVGDVDNCCTFPAGGELVCVEDRCP encoded by the coding sequence ATGAACCGGACGCGCCCACAGAATGCCATCGCCGCCTGGGCCACGCTCGCACTCGCCCTCGGGGCGTGTAGCGGAGGAGAGGACCCGCTCGCCGACGGGGCGCTCCCCGACGGGGCGACGCTCATGGACGCGGCGGCGGCCGACGGCGCCGTGATGGACGCTGCCCCGCCGGACGCTGGCCGTCCGGACGCGGGCCCTCCCAGCTGCGACGCCCCCCGCGCGCTCTGCGGGATGCGCTGCGTCGATCTCTCGAGCGACGACGAGAACTGCGGCGCGTGCGGTGACGCGTGCGGCGTGGGCCAGGCGTGCACGAGCAGCGTCTGCGCGTGCGCCGGTGGCCTGGTGACCTGCGGCGACCTCTGCGTCGACCTCTCGCGCGACGTGGACCACTGCGGCGGCTGCGGCGACGGCTGTCTCCCGGGCGAAGACTGCGTCTCGGGCGCCTGCGCGTGCGCTGCCCCCGGCACGGCCTGCGTCGACGGCTGCTTCGACCTGGCGAGCGACCCCACCCACTGCGGCGCATGTGACGTCGCGTGCCTCCCCGGCGCCGTCTGTGACGGGGGCGGCTGCGTCTGTCCCCCCGGCACGATGGATTGCGGCGCGGGATGCACCACCGGGCTCGACACCGACCCGCTCCACTGCGGCGTCTGTGGCAACGCCTGCGCGATCGGCGCCTCCTGCGCGGCCGGCGCCTGCCGATGTCCGGCGGGGCAGGTGGTCTGCGGGGGGCGCTGCGTCGATCCGTCGACCGACGTCGATCATTGCGGGGGCTGCGGCAACGACTGCCCGACCGGGGCGAGCTGCACGTCGGGGGTCTGCAACTGCCCCGGGTCGCAGGTCGCGTGCGGCGGAGAGTGCGTCGATCTCTCCCGTGACCCCGCCCACTGCGGGGCGTGCGGCAACGACTGCGATCCGCTGGGCGGCTGCATCTCCGGCGCGTGCACGTGCCCGGCCGGGCTCACCGCGGACGGCGCGCGGTGTGTGGACACCAGCCGGGACCCGAGCCACTGCGGGGGACTGGATGTCCGGTGCCGCGACGATCAGGCCTGCGTGGCTGGAGCGTGCGCCTGCCGCCCCGGGCTCACCGCCGTCGGCGGGAGCTGCGTGGACACGTCGAGCGACCCCGCCCACTGCGGTGGCGTGGGCATCGCTTGCTCGGGCCCGACGCCGCGCTGCGCGGGCGGGACCTGCGTCTCGATGTGTCCGGGCGGGACGGACCGTTGCGGCGACGCGTGCGTGGATCGAGATCGCGATCCCTCGAACTGCGGCGGTTGCGGCGACGCGTGCGGGCGAGACGAGCTCTGCGTGGAGGGCAGCTGTCGCGTGTACGAGCCCGCCCTGGGGTGCACGAGCTGTCCGTGCGCGCGCTGTGTGGGCGACGTCGACAACTGCTGCACCTTCCCGGCCGGCGGCGAGCTGGTCTGCGTGGAGGACCGCTGCCCTTGA
- a CDS encoding sigma 54-interacting transcriptional regulator, translating into MSSDHGTTRDASPAPEQPRSAWVAVTYGAHRDVIELPEGSDVSVGRSRSSGIPVHDEGVSRLHATLTWSGGPTVRVVDHGSRNGVFLGGERVERADLGTGDVIVIGPARIQVVVPPKPREPTRAFAVDPAMRPVVAMADKSAQCHLPVLILGETGVGKEVLARHIHDESPRAAGPFVPVNCGSIPEPLAESILFGHEKGAFTGADRTHPGVFERADGGSLFLDEVGELSSTSQARLLRVLEERHVYRVGATSPTAVDVRILAATHRDIDRMVAAGDFRRDLLYRLDVLRVEIPPLRERPDDVIWLAGRFLVEQGEALSFDGSALEALRGQPWRGNVRELGNAIARAVALRRRDVLSAADFAFEPVAAARGGVALSGAVADAEREAIEAALASCDGNQTRAAARLGISRRALIYKMEKHALKPLPPSKRDHSSRGSK; encoded by the coding sequence GTGAGCAGCGATCACGGCACCACCCGGGACGCGAGCCCGGCGCCCGAGCAGCCCCGGAGCGCTTGGGTCGCGGTGACGTACGGGGCTCACAGGGACGTCATCGAGCTCCCCGAGGGCAGCGACGTCTCCGTCGGCCGGAGTCGCTCGAGCGGGATTCCGGTTCACGACGAGGGCGTCAGTCGATTGCATGCGACCCTGACGTGGTCGGGGGGGCCGACGGTCCGGGTCGTCGATCACGGGAGCCGCAACGGAGTCTTCCTCGGCGGCGAGCGGGTGGAGCGCGCGGACCTCGGAACGGGGGACGTGATCGTCATCGGGCCGGCGCGCATCCAGGTGGTCGTGCCCCCGAAGCCCCGTGAGCCGACCCGCGCGTTCGCGGTGGACCCCGCGATGCGTCCGGTGGTGGCGATGGCCGACAAGTCGGCGCAGTGTCACCTGCCCGTGCTCATCCTCGGCGAGACGGGGGTCGGCAAGGAGGTCCTCGCGCGACACATCCACGACGAGAGCCCCCGCGCCGCGGGGCCGTTCGTGCCCGTGAACTGCGGCTCGATCCCCGAGCCGCTGGCCGAGTCCATCCTCTTCGGCCACGAGAAGGGCGCCTTCACGGGCGCGGACCGGACGCACCCGGGGGTGTTCGAGCGCGCCGACGGCGGGAGCCTGTTCCTCGACGAGGTGGGAGAGCTGAGCTCCACGAGCCAGGCGCGATTGCTGCGGGTGCTCGAAGAGCGGCACGTGTATCGGGTGGGCGCGACGTCGCCGACCGCGGTGGACGTGCGCATCCTCGCCGCGACGCATCGGGACATCGATCGCATGGTCGCCGCGGGCGACTTCCGGCGTGACCTGCTCTATCGCCTGGACGTTCTGCGCGTGGAGATCCCTCCGCTCCGGGAGCGACCCGACGACGTGATCTGGCTGGCGGGCCGCTTCCTCGTCGAACAGGGGGAGGCGCTCTCGTTCGACGGGTCGGCGCTGGAGGCGCTCCGCGGCCAGCCGTGGCGCGGCAACGTGCGAGAGCTCGGCAACGCGATCGCGCGCGCGGTGGCGCTGCGGCGGCGTGACGTGCTGAGCGCGGCGGACTTCGCCTTCGAGCCCGTGGCCGCGGCGCGCGGTGGGGTCGCGTTGAGCGGCGCGGTGGCCGACGCAGAGAGAGAGGCGATCGAGGCGGCGCTCGCCTCGTGCGACGGAAACCAGACGCGGGCGGCCGCCAGGCTCGGGATCAGCCGACGGGCGCTGATCTACAAGATGGAGAAGCACGCCCTCAAGCCGCTCCCTCCCAGCAAGCGCGATCACAGCTCGCGGGGGTCGAAGTAG
- a CDS encoding PEGA domain-containing protein: protein MAPSATAAQSGQRVIVVRASHPEAAREVAERVRDAWERRGTPVRLARTGRSPDELTPLTRARDAYHALRPEEARGTLEAWLERAEHSGAAGLSRDVWLEGLVWLALARLALHDEPAADAALDRALAVAPDLSLDEIDFPPPLRERLEVRRGQQPRRLVPLRVESSAPDAVVYVDAASIGRAPAQASLAPGLHLVRLEAPGRAPTATLVALDEDAERLRLTPRFDPERALAAGLAPGSEIGPELERAARELSAYLALLDAERRPEGWRLALLDLATGQRATVRDEPDAARAAERLVGALELADRVAAQVTQPSASDSETSPPPDAWPWVALGSGAAALLGAAIAIAVWAGSQTSGFSIEARPVP, encoded by the coding sequence TTGGCACCCTCGGCGACCGCGGCGCAGAGCGGACAGCGGGTGATCGTCGTGCGTGCGTCGCACCCGGAGGCTGCGCGAGAGGTCGCCGAGCGCGTACGCGACGCGTGGGAGCGACGGGGAACACCGGTCCGGCTGGCGCGCACGGGGAGGTCACCTGACGAGCTGACGCCGCTGACCCGCGCTCGCGACGCCTACCACGCGCTGCGTCCCGAAGAGGCGCGCGGGACGCTGGAGGCCTGGCTGGAGCGCGCGGAGCACAGCGGAGCCGCGGGGCTGAGCCGCGACGTCTGGCTCGAAGGCCTCGTGTGGCTGGCGCTCGCACGCCTCGCCCTCCACGACGAGCCCGCGGCCGACGCCGCGCTGGACCGCGCGCTGGCCGTCGCGCCCGACCTCTCGCTCGACGAGATCGATTTCCCGCCGCCGCTCCGCGAGCGTCTCGAGGTGCGGCGCGGCCAGCAGCCCCGGCGGCTCGTCCCGCTGCGTGTCGAATCGAGCGCTCCCGACGCCGTGGTCTACGTGGACGCCGCGTCGATCGGCCGAGCCCCTGCGCAGGCGAGCCTGGCGCCGGGTCTCCACCTGGTGCGGCTCGAGGCGCCGGGGAGGGCCCCCACCGCGACGCTCGTCGCGCTCGACGAGGATGCGGAGCGGCTGCGCCTGACGCCGCGATTCGATCCGGAGCGCGCGCTCGCGGCCGGCCTCGCTCCGGGCTCGGAGATCGGCCCCGAGCTCGAGCGTGCGGCTCGGGAGCTGTCAGCATACCTGGCCTTGCTCGACGCCGAGCGGCGCCCGGAGGGGTGGCGCCTGGCCTTGCTGGACCTGGCCACGGGCCAACGCGCGACCGTGCGTGACGAGCCCGACGCAGCTCGCGCTGCGGAGCGGCTCGTCGGCGCGCTCGAGCTCGCGGATCGGGTCGCGGCCCAGGTCACCCAGCCCTCCGCCTCGGACTCGGAGACCTCGCCTCCTCCGGACGCGTGGCCCTGGGTCGCGCTCGGATCGGGCGCCGCCGCGCTCCTCGGCGCCGCGATCGCGATCGCGGTGTGGGCCGGCTCGCAGACCAGCGGCTTCTCGATCGAGGCGCGACCGGTCCCGTGA
- a CDS encoding protein kinase yields MTEEQTKRVGRYRLLGRLGRGGMGEVHRARAYGAEGVSKDLCIKRIRAERLARPGAAARFVSEARLSIGLQHGNIVAVFDFGRSDDGYYLAMEWVDGVDLATLRRGGVLGPEVAAHVVAEIARALAYAHGREPPVVHRDVKPANVLVSRAGDVKLADFGLAVAERVGAGERAGTPGYMAPEQREGVEANPSADLFSLGVVLAELASEGRRAEEIDEPELREIAASLTAARPDARPASAAMAANRLEAFVARARAGGGRSPRESLAEAVRVIGRPEGGASAVEELQPTASYLRDGGDALLESLSRVSTLVPVPAKPTQGHARRWVAALVALAIMGAVGVGFGLASSEAHPGDPVTASPVASFERAAAAETAEDPQASPERAPGGGAPAESVSPGRATREQTSASTPSVVLPPRQEPPRAPMRIAVTPPARPRVPPTQVERSPQPEPALVSLNAIPWGEVEVDGRPLGATPLFDVPLSPGAHRVRFANAPLGASLERTVDVRAGERRRLVVDLRVADDTAQR; encoded by the coding sequence ATGACGGAGGAGCAGACGAAGCGCGTGGGGCGCTACCGCCTCCTCGGGCGCCTCGGTCGCGGCGGCATGGGCGAGGTCCACCGCGCGCGCGCCTACGGGGCGGAGGGTGTCTCGAAGGACCTCTGCATCAAGCGCATCCGCGCGGAGCGCCTCGCCCGGCCAGGCGCCGCGGCGCGCTTCGTGAGCGAGGCGCGCCTCTCGATCGGCTTGCAGCACGGCAACATCGTAGCCGTGTTCGACTTCGGTCGCTCCGACGACGGCTACTACCTCGCGATGGAGTGGGTGGACGGCGTCGACCTCGCCACCCTGCGCCGCGGTGGTGTCCTCGGGCCCGAGGTCGCGGCGCACGTCGTGGCCGAGATCGCGCGCGCGCTCGCCTACGCGCACGGCCGTGAGCCGCCCGTGGTCCACCGGGACGTCAAGCCGGCGAACGTCCTCGTCTCGCGCGCGGGAGACGTCAAGCTCGCGGACTTCGGTCTCGCGGTCGCCGAGCGCGTTGGCGCCGGAGAGCGTGCCGGGACGCCCGGCTACATGGCGCCGGAGCAGCGAGAGGGAGTCGAGGCCAATCCGAGCGCGGATCTCTTCAGCCTCGGCGTCGTGCTCGCCGAGCTGGCGAGCGAGGGGAGGCGGGCCGAGGAGATCGACGAGCCGGAGCTGCGGGAGATCGCCGCTTCGCTCACCGCGGCGCGCCCCGACGCCCGCCCCGCGTCGGCCGCGATGGCGGCGAACCGCCTGGAGGCGTTCGTGGCGCGCGCGCGCGCCGGCGGCGGCCGCTCGCCCCGCGAGTCGCTCGCCGAGGCGGTGCGAGTCATCGGCCGGCCCGAGGGGGGAGCGTCCGCCGTCGAGGAGCTGCAGCCCACCGCGAGCTACCTGCGCGACGGAGGCGACGCGTTGCTCGAGAGCCTCTCCCGGGTGAGCACCCTCGTCCCGGTGCCCGCGAAGCCGACGCAGGGCCACGCCCGTCGGTGGGTGGCCGCGCTCGTCGCGCTCGCCATCATGGGAGCCGTTGGCGTGGGCTTCGGGCTCGCCTCCTCCGAGGCTCATCCCGGCGATCCGGTCACAGCGTCTCCCGTAGCGTCGTTCGAGCGCGCGGCGGCTGCGGAGACCGCCGAGGACCCGCAGGCGTCGCCGGAACGGGCGCCGGGAGGAGGAGCGCCCGCCGAGTCGGTGTCGCCGGGGCGGGCCACGCGTGAGCAGACGTCCGCCTCGACGCCCTCGGTCGTGCTTCCCCCGCGACAGGAGCCGCCGCGGGCGCCGATGCGCATCGCGGTCACCCCGCCAGCGCGCCCGCGCGTCCCTCCGACGCAGGTGGAGCGCTCCCCGCAGCCGGAGCCAGCGCTCGTCTCCCTCAACGCCATTCCCTGGGGAGAGGTCGAGGTGGATGGCCGCCCGCTGGGCGCGACACCCCTCTTCGACGTGCCGCTGTCGCCCGGCGCCCACCGCGTGCGGTTCGCCAACGCGCCGCTCGGAGCGTCCCTCGAGCGGACCGTCGACGTGCGCGCGGGCGAGCGCCGGAGGCTCGTCGTGGACCTCCGGGTCGCCGACGACACGGCGCAGCGCTGA